From Hirundo rustica isolate bHirRus1 chromosome 1, bHirRus1.pri.v3, whole genome shotgun sequence, a single genomic window includes:
- the CDC25A gene encoding M-phase inducer phosphatase 1 isoform X2: MIHSLTPRRGVAATLYYLFCTQICVSSAGLALDSPGPATSCDTLEDTFEKAIKSSRLNLRIPFRRIHSLPQSLLGSSPALKRNHSDSLDTDAFQPLEQDENKENESFEFKKPTKPASRAFRDGRGVPGARQNSSPAQLPMEETASGDQQNCRAAFLQQHSLPSSESEDDDGFLELLDDQDLKNDEEMPSDVSSLWTAPLVMRRADSRAKRCRLFGSSSMSSIAGRTTQKRMERSQEENSPGKSKKRKSLPGTSEDSTSLKLVRTQPSTAEIESILDSDQRDLIGDFSKSYLFDTVDGKHQDLKYIDSEMIVSVLTGKFESFIKQCVIIDCRYPYEYEGGHIKGAINLHMEEEVENFLLKKPIQPSENKRIIVVFHCEFSSERGPRMCRFVREQDRLSNEYPNLHYPELYVLKGGYKDFFSRCQSFCEPQSYRPMHHKDFKEDLKRFRTKSRTWAGEKSKREMYSRLKKL, encoded by the exons ATGATCCACAGTCTAACCCCACGTCGGGGAGTGGCTGCAActctttattatttattctgcACCCAG ATCTGTGTCTCCTCTGCAGGTTTGGCTTTGGATTCTCCCGGCCCTGCGACCTCATGTGACACCCTGGAGGACAC gtTTGAGAAAGCAATCAAATCCAGCAGGCTGAA CCTTCGAATCCCTTTCAGAAGAATCCATTCCCTGCCA CAAAGCCTgctgggctccagccctgctctgaagAGAAACCACTCTGACTCTCTGGACACTGATGCTTTCCAGCCTTTGGAACAGgatgaaaataaggaaaat GAATCATTTGAGTTTAAGAAGCCAACCAAACCGGCTTCTCGTGCCTTCCGTGATGGAAGGGGTGTTCCTGGAGCCAGGCAGAATTCATCTCCAGCTCAG CTGCCCATGGAGGAAACAGCCTCGGGGGATCAGCAGAACTGCAGGGcagccttcctgcagcagcattcCCTGCCCTCCTCGGAGAGCGAGGATGATGATGgattcctggagctgctggatgaCCAGGACTTGAAG aACGACGAGGAGATGCCCTCGGACGTGTCCAGCCTCTGGACGGCGCCGCTGGTCATGAGGAGAGCGGACAGTCGG GCCAAGCGGTGCCGCTTGTTTGGCTCTTCGTCCATGTCAAGCATTGCAGGAAGAACCACCcagaaaaggatggagagaTCCCAGGAGGAGAATTCTCCAGGGAAaagcaagaagaggaaaagcctGCCTGGAACTTCTGAGGACTCGACG AGTCTGAAGCTGGTGAGGACCCAGCCCTCCACAGCAGAGATCGAGAGCATTTTGGACAGTGACCAGCGAGACCTTATCGGGGACTTCTCCAAG AGTTATTTATTTGACACTGTCGATGGGAAACATCAAGATTTAAAATACATCGACTCAGAAATG attGTGTCTGTGCTGACTGGGAAGTTTGAGAGCTTCATCAAGCAGTGTGTGATAATTGACTGTAGATACCCCTATGAGTACGAAGGGGGGCACATCAAG GGTGCCATAAACCTCCACATGGAAGAGGAGGTGGAAAATTTCCTGCTGAAGAAGCCGATCCAGCCGTCGGAGAACAAGCGCATCATCGTGGTGTTCCACTGCGAGTTCTCCTCGGAGCGGGGCCCTCGCAT GTGCCGGTTTGTGAGGGAGCAGGACAGGCTGAGCAATGAGTACCCCAACCTGCACTACCCAGAGCTCTACGTGCTCAAGGGGGGCTACAAGGATTTCTTCTCTCGGTGCCAG AGCTTCTGCGAGCCCCAGAGCTACCGTCCCATGCACCACAAGGACTTCAAGGAAGACCTGAAGAGGTTCCGCACCAAGAGCCGGACCTGGGCCGGGGAGAAGAGCAAGAGGGAGATGTACAGTCGGCTCAAGAAGCTCTGA
- the CDC25A gene encoding M-phase inducer phosphatase 1 isoform X1 has product MDPTPSVSHRRRLLLVSPASPASPAVVKALFQDELSPVSDLRLTMEQLGRGQQENLDQDMGSKNGLHRSASSESTDSGLALDSPGPATSCDTLEDTFEKAIKSSRLNLRIPFRRIHSLPQSLLGSSPALKRNHSDSLDTDAFQPLEQDENKENESFEFKKPTKPASRAFRDGRGVPGARQNSSPAQLPMEETASGDQQNCRAAFLQQHSLPSSESEDDDGFLELLDDQDLKNDEEMPSDVSSLWTAPLVMRRADSRAKRCRLFGSSSMSSIAGRTTQKRMERSQEENSPGKSKKRKSLPGTSEDSTSLKLVRTQPSTAEIESILDSDQRDLIGDFSKSYLFDTVDGKHQDLKYIDSEMIVSVLTGKFESFIKQCVIIDCRYPYEYEGGHIKGAINLHMEEEVENFLLKKPIQPSENKRIIVVFHCEFSSERGPRMCRFVREQDRLSNEYPNLHYPELYVLKGGYKDFFSRCQSFCEPQSYRPMHHKDFKEDLKRFRTKSRTWAGEKSKREMYSRLKKL; this is encoded by the exons ATGGATCCTACCCCGAGCGTCTCTCACCGCCGCCGCCTCCTGCTTGTCTCGCCGGCGTCCCCCGCTTCGCCCGCCGTGGTTAAGGCGCTCTTTCAGGATGAGCTCTCGCCTGTCTCCGATCTCCGCCTCACCATGGAGCAGCTGGGGCGCGG GCAACAAGAAAACCTAGACCAAGACATGGGAAGCAAAAATGGATTACATAGATCAGCGTCTTCGGAGTCCACAGACTCAG GTTTGGCTTTGGATTCTCCCGGCCCTGCGACCTCATGTGACACCCTGGAGGACAC gtTTGAGAAAGCAATCAAATCCAGCAGGCTGAA CCTTCGAATCCCTTTCAGAAGAATCCATTCCCTGCCA CAAAGCCTgctgggctccagccctgctctgaagAGAAACCACTCTGACTCTCTGGACACTGATGCTTTCCAGCCTTTGGAACAGgatgaaaataaggaaaat GAATCATTTGAGTTTAAGAAGCCAACCAAACCGGCTTCTCGTGCCTTCCGTGATGGAAGGGGTGTTCCTGGAGCCAGGCAGAATTCATCTCCAGCTCAG CTGCCCATGGAGGAAACAGCCTCGGGGGATCAGCAGAACTGCAGGGcagccttcctgcagcagcattcCCTGCCCTCCTCGGAGAGCGAGGATGATGATGgattcctggagctgctggatgaCCAGGACTTGAAG aACGACGAGGAGATGCCCTCGGACGTGTCCAGCCTCTGGACGGCGCCGCTGGTCATGAGGAGAGCGGACAGTCGG GCCAAGCGGTGCCGCTTGTTTGGCTCTTCGTCCATGTCAAGCATTGCAGGAAGAACCACCcagaaaaggatggagagaTCCCAGGAGGAGAATTCTCCAGGGAAaagcaagaagaggaaaagcctGCCTGGAACTTCTGAGGACTCGACG AGTCTGAAGCTGGTGAGGACCCAGCCCTCCACAGCAGAGATCGAGAGCATTTTGGACAGTGACCAGCGAGACCTTATCGGGGACTTCTCCAAG AGTTATTTATTTGACACTGTCGATGGGAAACATCAAGATTTAAAATACATCGACTCAGAAATG attGTGTCTGTGCTGACTGGGAAGTTTGAGAGCTTCATCAAGCAGTGTGTGATAATTGACTGTAGATACCCCTATGAGTACGAAGGGGGGCACATCAAG GGTGCCATAAACCTCCACATGGAAGAGGAGGTGGAAAATTTCCTGCTGAAGAAGCCGATCCAGCCGTCGGAGAACAAGCGCATCATCGTGGTGTTCCACTGCGAGTTCTCCTCGGAGCGGGGCCCTCGCAT GTGCCGGTTTGTGAGGGAGCAGGACAGGCTGAGCAATGAGTACCCCAACCTGCACTACCCAGAGCTCTACGTGCTCAAGGGGGGCTACAAGGATTTCTTCTCTCGGTGCCAG AGCTTCTGCGAGCCCCAGAGCTACCGTCCCATGCACCACAAGGACTTCAAGGAAGACCTGAAGAGGTTCCGCACCAAGAGCCGGACCTGGGCCGGGGAGAAGAGCAAGAGGGAGATGTACAGTCGGCTCAAGAAGCTCTGA